A genomic window from Exiguobacterium acetylicum DSM 20416 includes:
- the pulA gene encoding type I pullulanase produces the protein MKRMRFVCIVALTFALIFSGLSLSGQALEKGKSTLVIIHYKEDPNATKDWNLWLWANGPDYFPNKAHAFNGEDAYGKIAAYEFPVDQPEKIGFIVRDDNWNKDGGSENDRFITKDMIKNGVAEIWIESGSKDISTVNPSNGADVEKIDANIHYYRYDNDYEKYGVWSWPEEQDGKRFEFDQQDEFGTIAKVTLDNPTKARLAGVIPHLEGWSEKDGADRFFYAGAKDIWLIEGDQTVYYSKPEIDRTPKITSFLADDFRTMTLKTNAPLTEEDLKAFTFEGVTNPVVSAIDAKTVKVEVTLDIDLAKVVRASHPVFGEAILEAGKVLRSKAFDQKYAYDGKLGVDYQKSKTTFKVWAPTAQAVELELYRLPKQEAATTKDITREIKMERTDRGVYQVTVKGDLDGVGYTYEVKHAKESTRAVDPYATAVAVNGDQGVVVDLRETDPKRWTNGKMPLRHTTDAIIYESHVRDLSMFDVTNSGYDSGIKQKGKYLGVIEPGTRLTKDGKKTKTKTGLDHLKELGIAHVQFIPVYDFNTASVDETNPLKSYNWGYDPKNYNAPEGSYATNPYDPKVRITEMKQMIQGLHDNGLRAVMDVVYNHMFDAKASNLDKIVPGYYYRYTEGGDLANGTGVGNDTASERQMMHKLIVDSVSYWAKEYHWDGFRFDLMGIHDVKTMNAVKQATKRIDPSILVFGEGWSLGTPLPETDKANQTNTKQMPGIGHFNDNLRDALKGSVFIDSDAGFINGTTGLETRIKRGIVGEIAYDKEIQGFTQEPDQAITYVEAHDNHTLWDKLNLTNPQDNDATKTKMHRLASSILLTSQGTTFIHAGQDFMRTKGGDHNSYKSPDSVNQLDWKRKMDRQQDVDYMTGLIELRKKNPVLHLATAKDIRRYLTFEAAPARVIAYRLDDAAPQQKDDLYVIHNANRTAVDMKLPTGKWKLLVDGKQAGTKAIRNVSGTVRVEGLSSFVLSK, from the coding sequence ATGAAACGCATGAGATTCGTTTGTATCGTTGCGTTAACGTTTGCACTGATATTTAGTGGACTCTCTTTATCCGGTCAAGCACTGGAAAAAGGGAAGTCGACATTGGTCATCATTCACTACAAGGAAGACCCGAATGCCACAAAAGATTGGAATCTATGGTTATGGGCAAATGGGCCGGATTATTTTCCGAATAAAGCCCACGCTTTTAACGGTGAGGATGCTTACGGAAAAATCGCAGCTTATGAATTTCCAGTTGATCAGCCGGAAAAAATCGGCTTCATCGTTCGAGATGACAACTGGAACAAGGATGGGGGATCTGAGAATGATCGCTTCATTACGAAAGACATGATTAAAAATGGTGTTGCTGAAATTTGGATCGAGTCGGGAAGCAAGGACATCTCGACAGTCAATCCAAGCAATGGAGCAGATGTCGAAAAAATTGATGCGAACATCCACTATTACCGGTATGACAATGATTACGAAAAGTACGGTGTCTGGTCTTGGCCGGAAGAGCAAGATGGCAAGCGTTTCGAGTTCGATCAGCAGGATGAGTTCGGTACCATTGCCAAGGTAACGCTCGATAACCCAACGAAAGCACGTCTTGCAGGCGTCATTCCTCATCTTGAGGGTTGGTCGGAAAAAGACGGAGCTGATCGTTTCTTTTATGCAGGGGCGAAAGACATCTGGTTGATTGAAGGGGATCAGACGGTATACTACAGCAAACCGGAAATTGATCGCACACCGAAAATCACAAGCTTTTTAGCAGATGACTTCCGGACGATGACATTAAAAACGAATGCACCGCTGACGGAAGAAGACTTAAAGGCATTTACGTTTGAAGGCGTGACGAATCCAGTCGTGTCAGCAATCGATGCCAAAACGGTAAAAGTCGAAGTCACTTTAGATATCGATTTAGCAAAAGTCGTCCGAGCATCTCATCCTGTTTTTGGAGAAGCAATTCTTGAAGCAGGTAAAGTGCTCCGTTCGAAAGCATTCGACCAAAAGTATGCCTACGATGGAAAACTCGGTGTCGACTATCAAAAATCGAAGACGACGTTTAAAGTCTGGGCACCGACAGCACAAGCCGTCGAGCTCGAATTGTATCGCTTACCAAAACAAGAAGCTGCTACGACAAAAGATATCACGCGCGAAATCAAGATGGAACGAACGGATCGTGGTGTGTATCAAGTAACAGTCAAGGGCGATCTTGACGGTGTCGGATACACATACGAAGTCAAACACGCCAAAGAATCAACGCGTGCTGTTGATCCGTATGCGACAGCAGTCGCCGTCAATGGCGACCAAGGTGTCGTCGTCGACTTACGCGAGACGGATCCAAAACGCTGGACGAATGGGAAAATGCCACTTCGCCATACGACAGACGCGATCATCTATGAATCACACGTCCGTGATTTATCGATGTTTGATGTGACGAATTCAGGTTACGATTCAGGCATCAAACAAAAAGGGAAGTACCTTGGCGTCATCGAGCCAGGTACGCGTTTGACGAAGGATGGTAAGAAAACGAAGACGAAGACGGGGCTTGATCATCTGAAGGAACTTGGCATCGCGCACGTTCAGTTCATTCCAGTCTATGATTTCAACACAGCGTCCGTCGATGAGACGAACCCGCTTAAATCGTATAACTGGGGTTATGATCCGAAGAACTATAACGCACCAGAAGGATCGTATGCGACAAACCCCTATGATCCAAAAGTCCGAATCACAGAAATGAAGCAGATGATTCAAGGACTACATGACAATGGACTTCGTGCTGTCATGGACGTCGTTTACAACCACATGTTTGACGCAAAGGCATCAAACCTTGATAAAATCGTCCCTGGTTATTACTACCGTTATACAGAAGGCGGCGATTTAGCGAACGGAACTGGTGTCGGAAACGATACAGCATCTGAGCGTCAAATGATGCACAAATTGATCGTTGACTCTGTCTCATACTGGGCGAAAGAATACCACTGGGACGGATTCCGCTTTGACTTAATGGGCATTCACGACGTCAAGACGATGAATGCTGTCAAACAGGCGACAAAACGAATTGATCCGTCGATTCTTGTATTCGGAGAAGGGTGGAGCCTTGGAACACCGCTTCCGGAGACGGATAAGGCAAACCAAACGAATACAAAACAAATGCCAGGAATCGGACATTTCAATGACAATCTACGCGATGCGCTCAAAGGTAGCGTCTTCATCGATTCAGATGCTGGTTTCATTAACGGAACAACGGGTCTTGAAACGCGCATCAAACGCGGAATCGTCGGAGAAATTGCTTATGACAAAGAGATTCAAGGATTTACGCAAGAACCAGATCAAGCCATCACTTACGTTGAAGCACATGACAACCATACGCTCTGGGATAAGTTGAACCTGACGAATCCGCAAGACAATGACGCAACGAAGACAAAGATGCATCGTTTGGCTTCAAGCATCTTGTTGACGTCACAAGGAACGACGTTCATCCATGCAGGACAGGACTTCATGCGGACGAAGGGCGGCGACCATAACTCATATAAATCACCGGATTCTGTCAACCAGCTCGACTGGAAACGGAAGATGGACCGTCAACAAGACGTTGATTATATGACAGGATTGATCGAGTTACGCAAAAAGAATCCAGTACTTCATTTAGCAACAGCAAAAGACATTCGTCGTTACCTGACGTTTGAAGCAGCACCGGCACGAGTCATCGCCTATCGATTAGATGATGCTGCGCCACAACAAAAGGATGATCTCTACGTCATTCATAATGCGAATCGAACAGCAGTCGACATGAAGCTACCTACAGGGAAATGGAAGTTGCTTGTAGACGGTAAACAAGCAGGAACCAAAGCAATCCGTAACGTATCAGGTACGGTTCGTGTCGAAGGACTTAGCTCATTCGTCTTATCAAAATAA
- the rpsU gene encoding 30S ribosomal protein S21 yields the protein METRVRKNESLEDALRRFKRGVSKDGTLAEVRKRKHYEKPSVKRKLKSEAARKRKKF from the coding sequence GTGGAAACTCGTGTACGTAAAAATGAATCACTTGAAGACGCACTTCGTCGCTTCAAACGTGGTGTTTCAAAAGATGGTACGCTTGCAGAAGTTCGTAAACGTAAACACTACGAAAAGCCAAGTGTAAAACGTAAGCTTAAATCGGAGGCTGCGCGTAAGCGTAAGAAGTTCTAA
- a CDS encoding GatB/YqeY domain-containing protein encodes MSLQERLTADMKEAMRLREKDRLTTIRMVKSSLQNETIKLGKQELTDEEELTILSREMKQRNDSLREFESAGRHDLVEKIQAEIVVLEAYMPKQLSEEEVQEIVDAAIAQTGASAPSDMGKVMGIVMPQLKGKADGALINRLVKQRLA; translated from the coding sequence ATGAGTCTTCAGGAGCGTTTGACAGCGGATATGAAAGAAGCCATGCGTCTACGTGAAAAAGATCGTCTTACGACGATTCGGATGGTGAAATCATCGTTGCAAAATGAAACGATCAAACTCGGTAAGCAAGAATTGACAGACGAGGAAGAATTAACGATTCTTTCACGTGAAATGAAGCAGCGCAACGACTCCCTCCGAGAATTCGAAAGCGCTGGTCGTCACGATCTCGTCGAGAAAATTCAAGCAGAGATTGTCGTGCTCGAAGCTTATATGCCAAAACAGCTTTCCGAGGAAGAAGTACAGGAAATCGTCGACGCAGCTATTGCGCAGACGGGTGCCTCTGCTCCTTCAGATATGGGGAAAGTAATGGGTATCGTCATGCCACAGCTTAAAGGCAAGGCAGACGGTGCGTTAATTAATCGACTCGTCAAACAACGGCTCGCTTAA
- a CDS encoding NfeD family protein → MILAVFMIGVLMLLVEIFVTGFGIFGVLGIGAVLASLIMAGATVGQVGIAVGLAVFLSLAAGYWAYRRIKSNQSLLWRGLILTDSTSSEKGYLSHQDKVQLLGQEGVSLTPLRPSGTIEIDGNRIDAVTEGTFIQAGETIVVKEVTHGRVIVRVQHTKEESHT, encoded by the coding sequence ATGATTTTGGCGGTCTTCATGATCGGGGTCCTCATGTTACTGGTCGAAATATTCGTCACAGGGTTCGGAATCTTTGGAGTCCTCGGAATCGGGGCTGTCCTTGCTAGTCTGATCATGGCAGGTGCTACAGTTGGTCAAGTAGGCATAGCGGTTGGACTTGCTGTATTTCTATCACTTGCGGCCGGATACTGGGCATATCGCAGAATTAAATCGAATCAATCCTTATTATGGAGAGGTTTGATTTTGACAGATTCCACATCGTCTGAAAAAGGCTATCTTTCTCATCAAGACAAAGTGCAACTGTTGGGACAAGAAGGAGTCAGTCTGACACCTCTCCGTCCGTCAGGAACAATTGAAATCGACGGAAATCGAATCGATGCGGTTACGGAAGGGACCTTCATTCAAGCGGGGGAAACGATCGTCGTAAAAGAAGTGACGCATGGACGCGTCATTGTTAGAGTCCAACATACGAAGGAGGAGTCCCACACATGA
- the floA gene encoding flotillin-like protein FloA (flotillin-like protein involved in membrane lipid rafts), protein MTPELLTVLLISGGILIFLAIFFTLVPIPLWISSLAAGVRVSIFTLVGMRLRRVTPSKIVNPLIKAVKAGLNLNTNQLESHFLAGGNVDRVVNALIAAHRANIELSFERAAAIDLAGRNVLEAVQMSVNPKVIETPFIAGVAMNGIEVKAKARITVRANIDRLVGGAGEETVIARVGEGVISTIGSCNDQKEVLENPEMISRTVLAKGLDSGTAFEILSIDIADIDIGKNIGAVLQTDQAEADKNIAQAKAEERRAMAIASEQEMKSRVEEMRAKVVAAEAEVPLAIAEAMRDGNFGVMDYANYLNVTADTKMRQAIGGQSSPNDSQ, encoded by the coding sequence ATGACACCTGAATTATTGACTGTATTACTCATATCCGGAGGAATTTTAATTTTCCTCGCCATCTTCTTCACGCTCGTTCCGATTCCACTTTGGATTAGCTCGCTCGCAGCGGGAGTGCGCGTATCGATCTTTACATTAGTCGGGATGCGTCTTCGTCGAGTAACACCGTCTAAGATCGTCAATCCGTTGATCAAGGCGGTTAAAGCGGGATTGAACTTGAATACGAACCAACTGGAAAGTCACTTCCTTGCTGGTGGTAACGTTGACCGCGTCGTCAATGCTTTGATTGCAGCACACCGTGCGAATATCGAGTTGAGCTTCGAACGCGCAGCGGCGATTGATCTTGCTGGTCGTAACGTTTTGGAAGCTGTTCAAATGTCGGTTAACCCGAAAGTCATCGAAACACCATTCATTGCCGGTGTGGCGATGAACGGGATTGAAGTGAAAGCGAAAGCCCGGATCACGGTACGTGCGAACATCGATCGTCTCGTCGGTGGTGCTGGGGAAGAAACGGTCATCGCACGTGTTGGTGAGGGTGTCATCTCAACAATTGGTTCGTGTAATGACCAAAAAGAAGTACTTGAGAATCCAGAGATGATCTCACGGACGGTTCTTGCAAAAGGACTCGATTCGGGTACGGCGTTCGAGATTCTCTCGATTGATATTGCAGATATTGATATCGGTAAGAATATCGGTGCGGTTCTGCAGACGGATCAAGCAGAAGCGGATAAGAACATTGCGCAAGCGAAAGCCGAAGAACGTCGCGCAATGGCGATCGCAAGTGAACAAGAGATGAAATCACGTGTTGAAGAGATGCGTGCGAAGGTTGTCGCTGCTGAAGCGGAAGTGCCGCTTGCTATCGCTGAAGCGATGCGTGACGGTAACTTTGGTGTCATGGATTATGCGAACTACTTGAACGTGACAGCAGATACGAAAATGCGCCAAGCAATCGGTGGGCAATCATCACCAAATGACTCACAATAA
- a CDS encoding PhoH family protein: MIFNERIPFAFSNSEQIQAFVGPNDAVLRTMEAELDVQLTHRGDELLAQSEQEQSVILAGQVVGVLKQLVNRGAVLTERDATSAIQLARQDRVDELLELYDTVIHTNHKGKPLRAKTLGQARYVRGIDRCDLTFGIGPAGTGKTYLAVVMAAKALKEGHVKRLVLTRPAVEAGENLGFLPGDLKEKVDPYLRPLYDALHDVLGVEHTARLLERGVIEIAPLAYMRGRTLEHAFVILDEAQNTTREQMKMFLTRLGFHSKMIVTGDLTQVDLPRGKTSGLQEALHLLGNVKGIHFEHFGSADVVRHPLVRKIVDAYSQDLT, from the coding sequence GTGATATTCAACGAAAGAATCCCATTTGCATTTTCGAATTCAGAACAGATTCAAGCATTCGTCGGTCCGAATGATGCAGTCTTACGTACGATGGAAGCAGAACTTGACGTTCAGCTGACCCATCGAGGAGATGAGCTGTTGGCACAATCCGAACAGGAGCAGTCTGTGATCTTAGCAGGACAGGTCGTAGGCGTCTTGAAACAACTTGTGAATCGCGGAGCTGTTTTAACGGAACGTGACGCGACGAGCGCCATTCAACTTGCACGTCAAGATCGTGTGGATGAACTGCTAGAACTTTACGATACGGTCATTCATACGAATCATAAAGGAAAACCACTTCGTGCAAAGACACTCGGTCAAGCACGTTACGTTCGGGGAATCGACCGCTGTGATTTGACATTCGGTATTGGTCCAGCGGGAACCGGAAAAACGTATCTTGCTGTCGTGATGGCAGCAAAAGCGTTAAAAGAAGGTCACGTCAAACGACTCGTCCTGACGCGTCCGGCAGTAGAAGCAGGAGAAAATCTAGGATTTCTTCCAGGGGATCTTAAAGAAAAGGTCGATCCCTATCTACGTCCTCTGTACGATGCGCTACATGACGTGCTTGGTGTCGAGCATACGGCTCGTCTGCTTGAACGTGGTGTCATCGAAATCGCACCGCTTGCTTACATGCGAGGACGGACGCTTGAACATGCTTTTGTCATTCTCGATGAAGCGCAAAATACGACACGGGAACAAATGAAGATGTTCCTGACGCGTCTCGGATTCCATTCGAAGATGATTGTTACGGGCGATTTAACACAAGTCGATCTTCCGCGTGGAAAAACGTCTGGTCTACAAGAAGCGTTACATTTGCTCGGCAATGTCAAAGGGATTCATTTTGAGCACTTTGGCTCAGCTGATGTCGTACGTCACCCACTTGTCCGAAAAATCGTTGATGCTTATAGTCAGGATTTGACCTAA
- a CDS encoding HD family phosphohydrolase yields MRKVGVWVGLLTVIFYLIVSTMMYVSVRPEALSAEPFSIAEEDIRSPLTMEDRVATNQIKENSVAAIESQYTIKQEYAAQQIDKVEQLFASLSGIKKANEIGKIKQRLRGTEAATLLKDDELRLLVTSTTALRNTTRDVVITAIEEAMRQRISSDGGEVAEARENARTDIERSPLSFSLKAVAKALTDQLIVTNYVYDPEKTEQLRKQTSDKVEPVIISEGEVIVKRGEVISQDAYRQLQLVGLISDRQSLKPLLGAMLVSALMTAFLFGFIHRSKLRYAQMGRIRLFGLVYLVVSLQLLVMYGMAFLADDINPALYLLTPTAFAALVLRNLLNERIALSSSLFTALAGTFFYSANQNFSFNIAIYLLVGGLVATFFLQSSLSRRRIFMSSISIAGANIAIFLAFVLLRSGTFELRETLILIGFAIASGILSAVLAIGLLPFLEMTFGILAPTRLLELLNPTHPLLKKLLVEAPGTYHHSMMVANLAETACEAIGADGLLARVGAYYHDLGKTRRPLYFIENQHGRNPHDRLTPEESARVILAHTEDGVELLEDAKLPAAIIDICRQHHGTSLLRYFYVKAAEQGEVDEETFRYTGPKPQTREAAVIMIVDSIEAAVRSMKAPSEEGIRDLVSKIIREKMMDDQFAECDITTREIYRVGESACHTLSGLFHERIEYPELKKEATT; encoded by the coding sequence ATGCGCAAGGTTGGGGTCTGGGTCGGTCTTTTGACAGTAATATTCTATCTCATCGTATCGACGATGATGTATGTCAGCGTTCGACCAGAAGCCTTGTCCGCAGAACCATTCTCAATTGCAGAAGAAGATATCCGGTCACCCTTGACGATGGAGGACCGGGTCGCAACAAATCAAATCAAGGAAAATTCGGTTGCTGCAATCGAGAGTCAGTATACGATCAAACAAGAGTATGCAGCACAGCAAATTGATAAAGTAGAACAACTTTTTGCTAGTTTGTCCGGTATTAAAAAAGCAAATGAGATCGGTAAAATCAAACAGCGTCTGCGTGGAACGGAGGCGGCGACACTGTTGAAGGATGATGAGTTACGCTTGCTTGTGACGTCGACGACAGCACTTCGGAATACGACACGTGACGTCGTCATTACAGCGATTGAAGAAGCGATGCGTCAACGTATCTCGTCCGATGGTGGTGAAGTAGCAGAAGCACGTGAGAATGCGCGGACTGATATCGAACGTTCGCCGCTCTCCTTCTCATTAAAAGCAGTCGCTAAAGCGCTGACCGATCAACTGATCGTGACGAATTACGTCTATGATCCGGAAAAGACGGAACAGCTTCGTAAGCAGACGAGTGATAAAGTCGAACCGGTTATTATTTCAGAAGGTGAAGTGATCGTCAAACGAGGCGAAGTGATTTCACAAGATGCCTATCGTCAGCTACAACTGGTCGGTTTGATTTCTGATCGACAGTCGTTGAAACCGTTACTCGGTGCGATGCTTGTCAGTGCGTTGATGACTGCCTTTTTATTTGGATTCATTCATCGTTCGAAATTGCGATACGCTCAAATGGGGCGGATTCGTTTATTCGGTCTTGTCTATCTCGTCGTCAGTCTACAATTACTCGTCATGTATGGTATGGCGTTCTTAGCAGACGACATCAATCCTGCACTTTACTTACTCACACCGACCGCTTTTGCTGCGCTTGTCCTGCGCAATTTATTGAACGAACGGATTGCATTATCGAGTTCTCTTTTTACGGCGCTTGCTGGAACGTTCTTCTATAGTGCAAATCAAAACTTCAGCTTCAATATCGCGATCTATTTATTGGTCGGTGGGTTAGTTGCAACGTTTTTCCTACAATCTAGTTTGTCGCGTCGTCGTATTTTCATGAGCAGTATTTCGATTGCCGGAGCAAACATCGCGATTTTCTTAGCATTCGTCCTGTTACGAAGTGGTACGTTCGAACTACGAGAAACGCTGATTTTAATCGGTTTTGCGATTGCGAGTGGTATCTTGAGTGCCGTCCTAGCAATTGGACTATTGCCGTTTCTTGAGATGACATTCGGTATTTTAGCACCGACCCGCCTACTCGAACTGTTGAACCCGACGCATCCGTTACTCAAAAAACTATTAGTTGAAGCACCGGGAACGTACCATCATAGTATGATGGTCGCGAACCTAGCAGAAACAGCCTGTGAAGCAATCGGAGCAGATGGATTGCTTGCACGAGTCGGAGCCTACTATCATGATTTAGGGAAAACGCGACGACCACTTTATTTCATTGAAAACCAGCATGGACGCAATCCCCATGATCGATTGACACCGGAAGAGTCGGCACGTGTCATCTTGGCACATACTGAGGATGGTGTTGAATTACTCGAAGACGCAAAACTGCCTGCAGCGATCATCGATATTTGCCGCCAGCATCATGGAACCTCTCTGCTACGATACTTTTATGTCAAGGCAGCAGAACAAGGTGAGGTCGACGAGGAGACGTTCCGTTACACGGGTCCGAAACCACAAACCCGTGAAGCGGCGGTCATCATGATCGTTGACTCGATTGAAGCGGCAGTTCGTTCGATGAAAGCTCCTTCAGAAGAAGGAATTCGGGACTTGGTCTCGAAAATCATTCGTGAAAAGATGATGGATGACCAATTTGCGGAATGTGACATTACGACACGTGAGATTTATCGCGTCGGTGAAAGTGCGTGTCATACCTTATCCGGTTTGTTCCATGAACGAATCGAGTATCCAGAATTAAAGAAAGAGGCAACGACATGA
- the ybeY gene encoding rRNA maturation RNase YbeY, translated as MNIYMTDENNRLTEEQRQLVESILIYTAEQEEVDSNSELSVTFVSNDEIQEINREWRGKDQATDVISFAMEELGEDEIDFGLLEDEPIVLGDLIISVERCREQAAEYGNHFERELGFLAVHGFLHLLGYDHIEKADEEVMTKRQEEILHHFELYRGTL; from the coding sequence ATGAATATTTATATGACAGACGAAAATAATCGTCTAACGGAAGAACAACGACAGCTTGTCGAATCGATTTTGATTTACACGGCGGAACAAGAAGAAGTCGATTCAAATAGTGAGTTGTCCGTGACTTTCGTCTCAAACGATGAGATTCAAGAAATCAATCGTGAATGGCGTGGAAAGGATCAGGCGACAGACGTCATTTCCTTTGCGATGGAAGAACTCGGAGAAGATGAAATCGATTTTGGATTGCTGGAAGATGAACCAATCGTCCTCGGCGATTTGATCATTTCCGTAGAACGGTGTCGTGAACAAGCGGCAGAGTATGGCAATCATTTTGAGCGAGAGCTCGGTTTCCTCGCTGTCCATGGTTTTCTCCATTTACTCGGATACGATCACATTGAAAAAGCAGATGAGGAAGTCATGACGAAGCGACAGGAGGAAATCCTGCATCACTTCGAGTTATATCGGGGCACATTGTGA
- a CDS encoding diacylglycerol kinase translates to MNGLCQSIREERHMKVHVTVGAIVLLVAFLLPLTSVERAILFLTVGIVISAEMFNTAFERVVDLVTQEWHPLAKAVKDIASGAVLVLALTSIAIALCIFIPYLVQ, encoded by the coding sequence ATGAACGGATTGTGCCAATCGATTCGAGAAGAACGGCATATGAAAGTTCACGTGACAGTTGGTGCCATCGTGTTACTTGTCGCTTTTCTATTACCCTTGACGTCTGTCGAGCGAGCGATTCTCTTCTTGACGGTCGGGATCGTCATCAGTGCCGAGATGTTCAATACAGCGTTTGAGCGCGTCGTTGATCTCGTGACGCAGGAATGGCATCCACTGGCAAAAGCAGTCAAGGATATTGCAAGTGGAGCTGTTCTTGTGTTGGCGCTTACATCTATTGCAATTGCACTATGCATCTTCATCCCATATTTGGTACAATAA
- a CDS encoding cytidine deaminase: MKTEQLLEQAKRAREKAYVPYSKFQVGAALLTKDGQVFHGCNIENAAYGLCNCAERTAIFSAWAQDAREYAAMAVVADTEGPVAPCGQCRQVLSEMCDADMPIYLTNLKGDVTETTVGALLPGAFTKGDLHV; this comes from the coding sequence ATGAAAACAGAACAATTACTCGAACAAGCTAAACGTGCACGCGAAAAAGCGTATGTTCCATATTCGAAATTCCAAGTCGGTGCTGCTCTACTAACAAAAGACGGACAAGTCTTCCATGGTTGCAATATTGAAAACGCTGCATATGGTCTTTGTAACTGTGCAGAACGGACAGCAATCTTCTCTGCATGGGCACAGGATGCGCGCGAGTATGCAGCGATGGCTGTCGTTGCGGACACAGAAGGACCGGTCGCACCATGTGGACAATGCCGCCAAGTGCTATCAGAGATGTGTGACGCAGATATGCCAATCTATTTGACGAACCTTAAAGGGGATGTCACAGAAACAACAGTGGGCGCCCTCTTACCAGGAGCATTCACGAAAGGGGATTTACATGTTTAA
- the era gene encoding GTPase Era yields MFKEGFKSGFVSIIGRPNVGKSTFLNRVIGQKIAIMSDKPQTTRNKIQGVYTTEDVQTIFIDTPGIHKPKHKLGDFMMKVATNALREVDAILFMVNVTEPKGKGDDFIIEKLKELDTPIILVMNKVDLIHPNDIPPIIESYKNELEFAAVVPISALQGNNVGPLLEEIAKILPEGPMYYPADQVTDHPERFIISEMIREKVLQKTRDEVPHSIAVAIDQIKTRENGNMVDVHATILIERDSQKGIIIGKRGALLKEIGSEARTDIEMLLGTKVYLNLWVKVQKDWRNKAGQLRELGFRDDEY; encoded by the coding sequence ATGTTTAAAGAAGGATTCAAATCGGGCTTTGTCTCGATCATCGGACGCCCGAACGTCGGAAAATCGACATTCCTCAACCGTGTCATCGGACAAAAGATTGCCATCATGTCTGATAAGCCACAAACGACGCGAAATAAGATCCAAGGTGTCTATACGACAGAAGACGTTCAGACGATTTTCATCGATACACCAGGGATTCATAAACCAAAACATAAACTCGGTGACTTCATGATGAAGGTCGCAACGAACGCATTGCGTGAAGTTGATGCGATTTTGTTCATGGTCAACGTGACAGAACCAAAAGGAAAAGGTGACGATTTCATCATTGAAAAATTGAAGGAACTCGATACACCCATCATTCTCGTCATGAATAAGGTCGATTTGATTCATCCGAATGATATTCCGCCAATCATCGAGTCATATAAAAATGAGCTCGAGTTTGCGGCAGTCGTTCCGATCTCTGCGCTTCAAGGTAACAACGTCGGACCGTTACTTGAAGAAATCGCGAAGATCTTACCAGAAGGACCGATGTATTACCCGGCGGATCAAGTCACTGACCACCCGGAGCGTTTTATCATCTCAGAGATGATTCGTGAGAAAGTCTTGCAGAAGACACGCGACGAAGTACCACACTCGATCGCAGTCGCGATTGATCAAATCAAGACGCGTGAGAATGGAAACATGGTCGATGTCCATGCGACGATCTTGATCGAGCGCGATTCCCAAAAAGGAATCATCATCGGTAAACGCGGAGCACTTCTAAAAGAAATCGGCTCTGAAGCACGAACGGACATCGAGATGTTACTCGGAACGAAAGTTTACCTGAACTTGTGGGTCAAAGTCCAAAAGGATTGGCGTAACAAGGCCGGTCAATTGCGTGAACTTGGCTTCCGCGATGACGAGTACTAA